A genomic region of Dermochelys coriacea isolate rDerCor1 chromosome 18, rDerCor1.pri.v4, whole genome shotgun sequence contains the following coding sequences:
- the LOC119845041 gene encoding LOW QUALITY PROTEIN: chymotrypsin-like elastase family member 2A (The sequence of the model RefSeq protein was modified relative to this genomic sequence to represent the inferred CDS: inserted 1 base in 1 codon; deleted 1 base in 1 codon) codes for MIRILFATLLLASGALSCEIXAYPPVLTRVVGGEDAFSWPWQVSLTYAVNGGWYHTCGGTLIAPSWVLTAAHCISSSLTYLVFLGQFDLSVAEKGSIAVNPPKIIVHEGWNPNSVADGNDIALIKLSRSVALSNQIQPACLPPADSLLASGVVCYVTGWGRLYTNGPLPNKLQQGPLAVVEYATCSLPTWWGSIVKRTMICAVGNGMISSCNGDSGGPLNCRGADGRWAVHGVVSFGSALSCNYYQKPSVFTRVSAFNNWITTVRV; via the exons ATGATCCGTATCCTGTTCGCTACCCTGCTGCTGGCCTCTGGGG CCCTCAGTTGTGAAA CCGCCTATCCGCCTGTCTTGACCAGAGTGGTTGGAGGAGAAGATGCATTCAGCTGGCCCTGGCAG GTGTCCCTGACATACGCTGTCAATGGTGGCTGGTATCACACCTGTGGTGGAACCCTCATTGCACCCAGCTGGGTCCTGACAGCTGCTCACTGCATCAG CTCTTCTCTGACCTATCTAGTGTTTCTTGGTCAA TTTGACCTAAGTGTTGCTGAAAAAGGATCAATTGCAGTCAATCCACCAAAAATCATTGTCCATGAAGGCTGGAACCCAAACAGTGTCGCAGACGG CAACGACATTGCTTTGATCAAACTCTCCCGGAGCGTTGCCCTGAGCAATCAAATCCAGCCGGCCTGCCTCCCTCCGGCAGACAGTCTCCTGGCCTCTGGTGTCGTCTGCTACGTAACAGGATGGGGAAGGCTGTACA CAAATGGTCCTCTCCCAAATAAACTGCAGCAAGGTCCATTGGCTGTGGTGGAGTACGCCACCTGTTCCCTGCCTACCTGGTGGGGTAGCATAGTGAAACGCACTATGATCTGCGCAGTTGGCAACGGGATGATCTCCAGCTGCAAT GGGGACTCTGGTGGTCCACTGAACTGCAGAGGTGCTGATGGCAGGTGGGCAGTGCATGGTGTAGTCAGCTTCGGCTCTGCACTAAGCTGTAATTATTACCAGAAACCCTCCGTCTTCACTCGGGTCTCCGCTTTCAACAACTGGATCACTACGGTAAGGGTCTAG
- the LOC119845040 gene encoding chymotrypsin-C-like isoform X3 → MFGFVFLALLLGYAYSCGVPAYPPYVARVVGGEDANPHSWPWQISLQYDKNGVWAHTCGGTLIATNWVLTAAHCISSSRTYRVLLGKQNLEVEEPGSVAAAVEKIIVHEKWNSFLIINDIALIKLAEPVQLSKTIQPACLPENGAILTQGFPCYITGWGLLWTNGPISDDLQQALLPVVDHATCSRWDWWGFMVKKTMVCAGGDGVVSGCNGDSGGPLNCHGANAWEVHGIVSFGSGLGCNTKKKPTVFTRVSAYIDWINEKINLN, encoded by the exons ATGTTCGGGTTTGTGTTCCTCGCTTTGCTCCTGGGCTATG CCTACAGCTGTGGCGTCCCTGCCTACCCACCTTATGTCGCCCGTGTGGTCGGAGGTGAAGATGCCAATCCTCACAGCTGGCCCTGGCAG ATTTCCCTCCAATACGACAAAAATGGCGTCTGGGCTCACACATGTGGCGGGACCCTTATTGCTACCAACTGGGTCCTCACTGCAGCCCACTGCATCAG CAGCAGCAGAACATACCGAGTTCTACTGGGGAAACAAAACCTGGAGGTCGAGGAACCTGGCTCTGTGGCCGCTGCGGTGGAGAAGATCATTGTCCATGAGAAATGGAACTCCTTCCTGATCAT CAATGATATTGCCCTGATCAAGCTAGCGGAGCCCGTGCAACTGAGCAAGACGATccagccagcctgcctgcctgaaaaTGGTGCAATCCTGACACAAGGCTTCCCCTGCTACATCACCGGATGGGGACTCCTCTGGA CCAATGGCCCCATCTCTGATGATCTCCAGCAGGCATTGCTACCTGTGGTGGACCATGCCACTTGCAGTCGGTGGGACTGGTGGGGCTTCATGGTCAAGAAAACCATGGTCTGTGCCGGAGGAGATGGAGTCGTTTCTGGATGCAAT GGAGATTCTGGGGGCCCACTGAACTGCCATGGCGCTAATGCTTGGGAAGTACACGGCATTGTGAGCTTTGGATCTGGGCTGGGTTGCAACACTAAAAAGAAGCCAACTGTCTTCACCCGGGTGTCTGCCTACATCGACTGGATAAATGAG AAAATAAATCTCAACTGA
- the LOC119845040 gene encoding chymotrypsin-C-like isoform X2: MFGFVFLALLLGYAYSCGVPAYPPYVARVVGGEDANPHSWPWQISLQYDKNGVWAHTCGGTLIATNWVLTAAHCISSSRTYRVLLGKQNLEVEEPGSVAAAVEKIIVHEKWNSFLIINDIALIKLAEPVQLSKTIQPACLPENGAILTQGFPCYITGWGLLWTNGPISDDLQQALLPVVDHATCSRWDWWGFMVKKTMVCAGGDGVVSGCQGDSGGPLNCHGANAWEVHGIVSFGSGLGCNTKKKPTVFTRVSAYIDWINEVGISPLKQSYKCLTSFLHT; the protein is encoded by the exons ATGTTCGGGTTTGTGTTCCTCGCTTTGCTCCTGGGCTATG CCTACAGCTGTGGCGTCCCTGCCTACCCACCTTATGTCGCCCGTGTGGTCGGAGGTGAAGATGCCAATCCTCACAGCTGGCCCTGGCAG ATTTCCCTCCAATACGACAAAAATGGCGTCTGGGCTCACACATGTGGCGGGACCCTTATTGCTACCAACTGGGTCCTCACTGCAGCCCACTGCATCAG CAGCAGCAGAACATACCGAGTTCTACTGGGGAAACAAAACCTGGAGGTCGAGGAACCTGGCTCTGTGGCCGCTGCGGTGGAGAAGATCATTGTCCATGAGAAATGGAACTCCTTCCTGATCAT CAATGATATTGCCCTGATCAAGCTAGCGGAGCCCGTGCAACTGAGCAAGACGATccagccagcctgcctgcctgaaaaTGGTGCAATCCTGACACAAGGCTTCCCCTGCTACATCACCGGATGGGGACTCCTCTGGA CCAATGGCCCCATCTCTGATGATCTCCAGCAGGCATTGCTACCTGTGGTGGACCATGCCACTTGCAGTCGGTGGGACTGGTGGGGCTTCATGGTCAAGAAAACCATGGTCTGTGCCGGAGGAGATGGAGTCGTTTCTGGATGC CAGGGAGATTCTGGGGGCCCACTGAACTGCCATGGCGCTAATGCTTGGGAAGTACACGGCATTGTGAGCTTTGGATCTGGGCTGGGTTGCAACACTAAAAAGAAGCCAACTGTCTTCACCCGGGTGTCTGCCTACATCGACTGGATAAATGAGGTAGGTATCAGCCCATTAAAGCAAAGCTACAAGTGCTTAACTAGCTTTCTGCACACTTAA
- the LOC119845040 gene encoding chymotrypsin-C-like isoform X1, whose protein sequence is MFGFVFLALLLGYAYSCGVPAYPPYVARVVGGEDANPHSWPWQISLQYDKNGVWAHTCGGTLIATNWVLTAAHCISSSRTYRVLLGKQNLEVEEPGSVAAAVEKIIVHEKWNSFLIINDIALIKLAEPVQLSKTIQPACLPENGAILTQGFPCYITGWGLLWTNGPISDDLQQALLPVVDHATCSRWDWWGFMVKKTMVCAGGDGVVSGCNGDSGGPLNCHGANAWEVHGIVSFGSGLGCNTKKKPTVFTRVSAYIDWINEVGISPLKQSYKCLTSFLHT, encoded by the exons ATGTTCGGGTTTGTGTTCCTCGCTTTGCTCCTGGGCTATG CCTACAGCTGTGGCGTCCCTGCCTACCCACCTTATGTCGCCCGTGTGGTCGGAGGTGAAGATGCCAATCCTCACAGCTGGCCCTGGCAG ATTTCCCTCCAATACGACAAAAATGGCGTCTGGGCTCACACATGTGGCGGGACCCTTATTGCTACCAACTGGGTCCTCACTGCAGCCCACTGCATCAG CAGCAGCAGAACATACCGAGTTCTACTGGGGAAACAAAACCTGGAGGTCGAGGAACCTGGCTCTGTGGCCGCTGCGGTGGAGAAGATCATTGTCCATGAGAAATGGAACTCCTTCCTGATCAT CAATGATATTGCCCTGATCAAGCTAGCGGAGCCCGTGCAACTGAGCAAGACGATccagccagcctgcctgcctgaaaaTGGTGCAATCCTGACACAAGGCTTCCCCTGCTACATCACCGGATGGGGACTCCTCTGGA CCAATGGCCCCATCTCTGATGATCTCCAGCAGGCATTGCTACCTGTGGTGGACCATGCCACTTGCAGTCGGTGGGACTGGTGGGGCTTCATGGTCAAGAAAACCATGGTCTGTGCCGGAGGAGATGGAGTCGTTTCTGGATGCAAT GGAGATTCTGGGGGCCCACTGAACTGCCATGGCGCTAATGCTTGGGAAGTACACGGCATTGTGAGCTTTGGATCTGGGCTGGGTTGCAACACTAAAAAGAAGCCAACTGTCTTCACCCGGGTGTCTGCCTACATCGACTGGATAAATGAGGTAGGTATCAGCCCATTAAAGCAAAGCTACAAGTGCTTAACTAGCTTTCTGCACACTTAA